A single window of Cryptococcus neoformans var. neoformans JEC21 chromosome 3 sequence DNA harbors:
- a CDS encoding kynureninase, putative: MSNDLPTKKDLVKWDQEDALNWTRGEYEIPNSKACGGEADGKAIYFCGNSLGLLNKKARQHIMEELDVWSTSSVTGHFNHPYQRPWKHVDEPLTPHLAKLVGAREEEVAHTSTLTSNMHNLFTSFYQPTEKRWKIVIEKGSFPSDWYAVHSHPRLHDKVLRPEQIDNAIIALVPREGEDTLRTEDILKVLDDNKDSIAIVWLPLVQYYTGQLFDISSISPKVHEIGALLGLDMAHGIGNVECKLNEWNVDFAVWCTYKYLNAGPAAIGGFYIRSGLEDGGRRLAGWWGNDARTRFHMSPNFQPTPGAKGYQHSCTPVFSSIPLLATLQLIEAVGFSNMVEKARRLTGTLEALLKASRYHVHPADPKGKIGFKIITPAAPYRGTQLSLVILPEEEHVMPKVFDRMLRKGLVGDERKPSVIRLSPVVLYNTFEEVGRAVEIVEEALEEEEEERKR, encoded by the exons ATGTCCAATGACCTACCCACCAAAAAGGATCTGGTCAAGTGGGACCAGGAAGATGCTCTCAACTGGACTAGAGGAGAATATGAGATCCCAAACAGCAAAGCTTGTGGAGGTGAAGCAG ATGGAAAGGCAATTTACTTCTGCGGCAATTCTCTAGGTCTGCTCAATAAGAAAGCCAGACAGCATATAATGGAAGAACTCGATGTCTGGTCCACGAG CTCTGTGACTGGTCATTTCAATCATCCCTATCAACGGCCATGGAAACATGTAGATGAACCCCTTACTCCTCATCTTGCGAAACTCGTCGGAgctcgagaagaggaagttgCGCACACATCAACTCTCACGAGCAACATGCACAACCTTTTTACCAGCTTCTATCAACCCACGGaaaaaagatggaagataGTGATTGAGAAGGGCAGTTTCCCCAGCGACTGG TACGCAGTTCATTCCCATCCGAGACTGCATGATAAAGTCCTCCGCCCTGAGCAGATTGACAATGCCATTATAGCATTGGTGCCGcgtgaaggagaagacacTCTCCGGACTGAAGACATTCTTAAAGTGTTAGATGATAACAAGGACTCA ATTGCCATAGTCTGGTTGCCTCTAGTCCAATACTATACGGGCCAGTTATTTGAcatttcttccatttcaCCGAAAGTCCATGAAATTGGTGCTCTCTTAGGGCTTGATATGGCACATGGCATTGGCAATGTGGAATGCAAACTGAACGAGTGGAATGTCGACTTTGCCGTCTGGTGCACATACAA GTACTTAAACGCAGGTCCTGCTGCTATTGGAGGATTTTACATTCGCTCAGGattggaagatggtggcCGTCG TCTTGCTGGCTGGTGGGGCAATGATGCTCGCACGCGCTTCCACATGTCCCCTAACTTCCAACCCACACCAGGTGCTAAAGGATATCAGCATTCTTGCACGCCTGTATTCTCATCTATCCCTCTCCTAGCAACTCTTCAGCTCATTGAAGCTGTGGGGTTCTCTAATATGGTTGAAAAAGCCCGTCGGCTCACTGGTACACTTGAGGCCCTTCTCAAAGCTTCACGATACCATGTTCATCCTGCGGATCCCAAAGGGAAAATCGGTTTTAAAATTATCACACCAGCTGCTCCTTATCGCGGAACTCAGCTGTCCTTAGTGATACTGCCCGAAGAGGAACATGTAATGCCAAAAGTCTTCGACAGAATGTTGAGAAAGGGGCTAGTGGGTGATGAAAGGAAGCCAAGTGTCATCAGACTTAGTCCTGTCGTGCTGTATAACACgtttgaggaggttgggaGAGCAGTGGAGATTGTCGAAGAagctttggaagaggaggaggaagaaaggaagaggtga